From the Bdellovibrio reynosensis genome, one window contains:
- a CDS encoding cell division protein ZapA, protein MTSDKKTFNFLIAGVPYKLKTSHDDATVQELVEFVNSKMNHALSLTKNGSFQNAAVLTAMNLAEELILLKRKAHRELEKLEERAVQLSVDLENSKNNKVLNN, encoded by the coding sequence GTGACATCTGATAAAAAAACCTTCAATTTCCTAATTGCGGGTGTCCCTTACAAATTAAAAACTTCCCATGACGATGCGACTGTTCAAGAGCTCGTTGAATTTGTAAACAGCAAGATGAATCACGCTTTGTCGTTAACTAAAAACGGTTCTTTCCAAAACGCCGCTGTACTAACAGCTATGAATTTAGCGGAAGAACTGATCCTTTTAAAAAGAAAGGCCCACCGCGAGCTTGAAAAGCTTGAAGAAAGAGCGGTGCAACTTTCTGTTGATCTAGAAAATTCCAAGAACAACAAGGTTTTGAACAACTAA